AGCCTGAAGTCCTCAGCTCAGTATTTTGTGGGCATATGCATCCTCTTCGACCTGCTACAATGTCCCCCAAACTCCTCTACTGGTGTCCAGCCTTAGTCATGGATATCTGATTGCATTCCAGCCTCTGCTAGGACTGACGAAATCCTCACTCTGAATCCTAGGCCACACCATAGACATCTCCCAGAATTCATTGCTATTAATGTTTTGCTGTATTTCTTTACAATCGTAATTTGTAATTGCCATATTCTCTTCACTGCATGCTTGTGCTTCTCCTGGAATGCATCATGCTCTGTCCCCTTTGGCCCTTTCCTCAAACTGTTCTTCTAGAATACACTCCCCCTGCCATGCTTCCACCTGACTTCTCATCAGACAATGCAAACTTCTCCCTTTGTTTAATTAACTGATTtccttcctgtgttttctttctgacTTCTCATCAGACAATGCACATTTCTCCCTTTGTTTAATTAACTGATTtccttcctgtgttttctttttaacattactTTCTCTGTTAAGCCTCACAATCTCTTAAACCAATCTTATATTCCTGGGCACCATTGTACCTATTATCCTCACTGACTTGGCAGACTCTACTCTAGACTTTTAGCTCTTACAAGACAATAGACAAATTATTCATCACTGTATCAAGATTTCAAGAGTGTTCCGTATATGTAGGCAGCGGTTTCTAGCCTTGGATATACATAGGAGAGGAGTATAGGCCTGAGAGACAATGAACATTATCTGACACATGCTATCTTATGGATTAATTCCCTTTTGTTCTACTTTTAATCTTAAAGAAATGTTGTAGGTTCCAGAGTCCATAGTGAGTGAAATTAATATTATGTTGAATTTAGCCAGGCACCTAAGTGCTATTATATGATCACCAAATATCCTGaaaatttgttttgaatataGCTTAAACTAGACAATCTGGATACACTAAGTTCTTTTGATCCCATCTTCCCCATAGTTTTTAATAGAAGCAGAATTTGTAACTTATCTCTAATAGCTTTTGGTGGTAAAAAGTCAAATTTGTAGCAAATGATGTTCATGTTATATGAAAGAGGACTCATTATTGGCAAAGCCGATAATGACAGTGCTTTCCTGTTGTGGTATCTGATACCCAGCATTCTAGTAGCCTAAGATTTAGGGCAAGGCAACTGCTAATcttaatgaggaaactgaaatgcaATCAGTTTTTACCAGGGTTCAAGCCAAGCCTGAGGATTATGCAAAATAGCAGAGAAGTCTGTGCTGTTTCTGCGGCTACCCTgagacaaaattttatttaccatGATGAATTTTCATGTTATAAAAATTCCACAGCCACTTTGCATACACAgctaatttatttacttgattttattATCTTCTACTGACAAAGGCATAGGTTGCATTTTGGAGATAGGTTTTTAATtgcacatatataataaatagtaCAATACAACtctatttcattttagtttctgaagtaaaattgtatgtttttcctcatttatattgTAACCTAACCAAacagttcctttttttgtttcaaaggaaATCCAAGTTCTTCAGGAGAAACAGGTATTTTGTAAATGGGGAGCGCTGGTTACCTAGAACATTAGCCAATTTGAAAGACACATGTATTATAACAGAAAGAATTGCATTTCTGTCTGTTGTATCCAATTAGACTCTTTTTTCAGTCTTGAAGAGTTATAGCCATGCGTTTAAAGAAAGCTAATTTTCATGGGagaaaattactgtttttattaacaTAGTTTTTAATTTGGCTTAGAGAAAAATTCGTATCTAATAATTTCACAaacttatttcataaatatttatttttccagattctACGCTAACTATgcataggagaaaaaagaaagactaagtGGTCAAATTCTATTTGATTAGACAGAGATGTCAACAAAATAAGGACAGTCTGATATATATACGTACATCTGTatataatatagattttttttatctccaATGCTTTTATAACAGAAGTCagattaaattgattttttctaaatattttatttatttactcatgagagacacatagagagaagcagagatatagacagggagaggcaggctcctcacagggagcccaatgtaagactcTATCCTTGGACCTGGGATCatgtgctgggctgaaggcagatgctcaaccactgagtcacccaggagtccccagattaatttgatttaaattaattatgtTCATTTCTCTCAGTTCCCAACTGGTATTAACATATGCCATACTTTTAAGCTAATGCTTGCGATCCCTTTGACTAAGCATAAATATCTCACAGATACTACTGAGGCTTTGTTGAGCTTACCACAGTCCCTGATACAGCATGTAAGGGAGTGTCTTTCTTTGGCCCCACTGAGAATCACTGAGGAAAGTAAATTAGTGTTGTATCTCTGTAATCACACAAAACAAGAAATTTGGTAGAATACAATTTTCGATATTTTGTATTATGAAAAgactacattttttctttttccaaatgtaaaataaaattagttgtcTCCTTCAGTCATGCCTCATCAGTATTATactacataattataaaaattcatatcAAACATTTCTAGAAGCATAAATTAAAGCCTTTATGGACCATTCTTCCACTTACAGGGACTTCAGGCTAAAGGTGTCATTTGTACCCTCACTTCCAGGtgaattctaaaataattctccagattttttatttcccttctcttatatttcctattttttcccctttccaccCTGAGAAGCAACATGATAACATGGAAAGAATACAGGATTTGTTGTTAGATGAATCAGGTACATATCTGGGCTTTTTGCTCTGAGCTAATTGTGTGATCTTGAGCTGAATTTCTGAATCTTggattctctgtctctaaaacagGGTATTCAGAAGTGCATTATGATAACATTTGAAAAGACACAACTCCCATTAAGAACCCCACAAATGTTCATTCTGTCTCCTCCAAAGTGAACATTACAAATGGAAAGCATGAAGCCCTCCATGACAAGGGTCTTCTCATTCTTGTTTGTATGTCTTGAACAGAACAAGAAAGGCTATCAACCTTTGCAAAGGGGGAATGCTTTCTGTGCATGTGGACAGAGAAGCCTCATGTTAAACCTGACACTTTATTTTGTGGCCAACAACAATCACTAAAGCTGTGAAATTTGTTTGGTTCCTTAtatgtctcaaaatattttttgagaattatgAAAACATTGGGAGAAAAAAGGTGATCAGAAGACAGGACAGTAGCAATCTTTTTTCTAGTATATCGGACAATTTGCTCAATACTACGAAACCTAGCCATGATTCTCAAGAAATGCCTGTGATTTTCACCATGGGTGGTTTTGAAAGTGGGCAGGTTGGTGAACCCCACTCATTCTTTGCCATCcgcagaaataaaaatttttagaaagcaaagGCTCAATCTTCCTCATTTGTGGGTTAGGAAATCTCGGTATAGAAACAAAGACTAAAAGGACtctgaaattctggaaaatttaTAACTTATACAGTAAAAATTCCCCAAAAGCTGAAAACCAGAAGGGCCATATGTGATTGTTTTTAGGGAAAACAAAGAGGGATGACCTCATCAGACAGCTTTCTAGTGTAATGTTTGTTTATGTATGAAAAGTCCATGGAAAGAGGCAAAATGGGAGGTGGTCTAAAAAGAAGTAGGAATTAGGCTGCGTATCTGGAGCACACTGTTAAGAATAAAGCTCAGTTCAGTATTGGACTGAGAATAACCACAAGATTCAATAATGATTGCAGGTTTAATTGACATGTTTACAGAGAAGTAAGTACTTAAAGCAAAAATCTCATTCTGAAGAAAATTATGgggacatgcacacacacacacagcatacacACATTCCCTAACAACCCAGCAACACTCATTGTGCttaatttgcaattcttttcagagtttttttcAGAGCACATTTGACATCCTTGTTCCTTAGACTATAGATAAAAGGGTTCAACATGGGTACTATATTTGTGTAAAATACTGAGAAGAATTTCCCCTGGCCCATAGAACCAGAAGGAGAGGTCTTGAGATGTGTGAACAGCCCAGATCCATAGAATAGACCAACAGTTACTATGTGGGAGCCACAGGTGCTGAAGGTTTTGGACCAACCCAGAGCTGATGAGATGTGGAGGACACTGGACAGGATCAaaacataagaaatgaaaataaaggagcTGGATATTATGACAACTGTGATCACAATAATGGAATCCACCAGCTCACTGGCATAGGTGCTGCTGCAGGAGAGCTGGTAGAGGGGGAAGATGTCACACATGTAATGGTTGATGATGTTGGAATCACAGAAGGACAATCTGACCATGTACCCCATTACATAAGAACCAAACATCAGCAGAGAACAGACCTGAGGGGACATGGTGACCGTGTACACCAGGAGCtgacagatggccacatagcgatcATAGGCCATGGCTGTCAACACATAGCACTCAGAATgggcaaagaaacaggaaaaaaccAGCTGAGTCATGCATTCTGTAAAGGAGATGATATTCTTCTCTGACACAAAGTTCATCAGCATTTTAGGTGTAATGACCAAAGACTGGCAGAGATCTATGAAGGATAAGTTGAAGGTGAAAAAGTACATGGGAGTGTGCAAGTGAGAATTCAGGCAAATTAGATTAATGAAGCTCAAATTTCCTACCACAGTGACCACATAGTTcagtaaaaagaggaagaaaaggggtAACTGGAGCTGAGATTGATCTGTAAATCCTACCAGGATGAATTCAGTCACTGAAGACTCATTTTCCATAGCCATATTCTGCAGGGGTGTGATCTGTGAGGAAATGAGAGAAGTGTCACATCAGGAAGGGACTCAGATGCTTTGCTTCTCGAGTAAGGCCTTGTTCTGTGGGGGCTGTGGGGACAGCATCCTGAAAGAAGAGCCAGGGCAGACTCTCCatctttaactttcttttcttgtttatccttttcttctgttttcagatCTCAACTGTAACTCCTCACCTCCCCTGGACTAACACAATCCGGGATGAAGTCTTTTAGAATGGATACCAAAAGTGATGATCGCATGTGAGAGATAAGGAAGCAGTATTTTGAAGAGATGAATAGGCTGGTCAAGGTCATGCAGGTAGAGAATAGAGGAGCCAACAGTTGTACTTGGGACCACTTCCTATGAAAATACCTGAAGACAGCAAAGTCACTGTGATACCCACAATATCCACTACTCAAtccactctctccctcttatcttttagaaaattagtACCTGGTTTAGTGAAAGTACTAAGAGGTAAAAAGGCTCAAAGAGATTATGTAACTTGTCTAAGATCACACATATAATAACTGGAGGAATTTGAATTCCACTATTGTTGTGAACTTCTCCTATTCATTCCCTTTatccaatctttttttaaaaatattttttatttattcatgagagacacagaatgagagagagagagagagagagagagagaggcagagggagaagcagaccccacacagggagcccgacgtgggactcgatcccaggacttcagaatcatgctccggggctgaaggcaggcgctcaacccctgagccacccagggatccccccctttatCCAATCTTACCTCAAAATCACAATGAACTGTTTAAGGATGACAAATGACTTCCCCACACTTCACCACTGCTGTAGCTGTGGGAATGAAAACATCAGAACAGAAGGACTCAGCTGCCCAACTTCCGTCCGCCTGGAGACCTCACTACTGCCAGACTTCTAAGCgttcttttcctttcacttcccTTCAGACAAAGGCTCTGAAAATGGAGAAGCCAATATTCCTTCTGTTTGTGGATTTGCATAAAATATCTTCAGGGCAAAGCAAATGTATCAACTCGTATCTCCAAACCATCAGCAGGCTAATATTGTGGATTTATCTTATTCTCTCTGGATCTCAGCAACTTATTCAGAAGCTTGGAAAATAAGGCTCATTTAGCATCAAAGTTTGATCAGGGTCCTGAGGGAAGAAATTACTGAGCCTGTGTTTACAATCCTTTGACAGTAAGTTAATATAGGTTCCTTTGGGACTCAATGTTCTCCAAGCATCagttcataataaaaactttGGATCCTCTGTGCAGGGGGGGAGTAACCTCCTTTATGTTCCCAGTTATCCTAGAGCTCATGCTCAATTATAAAAGAGGAGTGAGTGTTCAGGGGCAGAGCCATTGCCAttcccaacactttttttttcattgttctgtgATTGGTATAGAATTATGTCATAACTTTATATTATCCATCTTTTGGTGTCTTTTGTACCTatagagaaatattaaaagaatgagctgtgtgtgtgggtgtctgggtggctcagttggttgagcatgtaactcttggtttcagctcaagtcatgatctcagggttgtgaaattgagccccatgtcgggctccatgctcagtacagagtctgcttgagagattATCTCTCCTTCTTCCTACCCCCACTCTTCcctcagcttgttctctctctctctcaaataaataaataacatatatatatatatatgtttttttttttttttttttaaagaatgagctCTGGAGTCAGTCAAGCTTGAATTTAAATTCCTCCACTTACTATGTGTGTGATCTTGGTCTAATTAATCATTCTGAGCTTATTTTACCTCATCTACATTGTAAGTTTAGTAAAAGTTTCTAGTTATAttgctttgaggattaaatgcCTCATAATCTCTAGCACATTTAGCACACTGCTTGGCATATGGTTAAGTGCTAAGTAAGTattagttttccttcttctttatccTCGTCTCTATCTATACATGGACCTCTTGCCCAAGTTCCCAATTCTGTACCCAAGTGTTTACTAGACATCTCCACTAAATTGAATTCAGCAAATTCAGCATTTCCTTGTGGTCCCATAACCGTTTATCTTCCTGCTATCCTTTTCTAAGTTAACGGCACTATCCTTAACCTAGTTAGGTAATCTAGAAATGGGTTGTCATTCT
This window of the Canis lupus dingo isolate Sandy chromosome 5, ASM325472v2, whole genome shotgun sequence genome carries:
- the LOC118354903 gene encoding olfactory receptor 143-like — translated: MAMENESSVTEFILVGFTDQSQLQLPLFFLFLLNYVVTVVGNLSFINLICLNSHLHTPMYFFTFNLSFIDLCQSLVITPKMLMNFVSEKNIISFTECMTQLVFSCFFAHSECYVLTAMAYDRYVAICQLLVYTVTMSPQVCSLLMFGSYVMGYMVRLSFCDSNIINHYMCDIFPLYQLSCSSTYASELVDSIIVITVVIISSSFIFISYVLILSSVLHISSALGWSKTFSTCGSHIVTVGLFYGSGLFTHLKTSPSGSMGQGKFFSVFYTNIVPMLNPFIYSLRNKDVKCALKKTLKRIAN